CGGGCGGGCTGCAGCGCGCCGCGTCCGCGCGGGTGGTGCTCGACCTGCGGGGACCGCGGCCGCAGCTGACCGTCCACCGCGACTCGGGCAGCTGGTCCTACCGGCTCAGCGCGCGGCACGCCGACGTGCTCGCCCACCTCGCCGACCACCCCGAGGGGTGCAGCGCCGCGGACCTCGCCGGGCACCTGTTCGCCGACCCGGCGCGCACCGTCACGGTCCGGGCCGAGATGTCCCGGCTGCGCAAGCGCTTCGGCGACCTGCTCGACCGCCGCCCGTACCGGTTCCGCCCCGAGCTCGACGTCGCGGTGCTGCGCTGACTGCTCCGTTGGTCAGGGACCGGACTCCTGGCGTCTGGTCCCCACTGGAGGTGGACGTCCGATCCCCGTGGGAATCGCGGCAAGGGGCCGGACCCGTCACCGGGTGGGGCCGAACCAGCGGGTCAGGGCCTCGGTGAGGGAGGCGGGGTCCGGGGCGGGGGAGTCGGAGGCCCAGGCGACGTAGCCGTCCGGGCGCAGCAGCATCGCGGGCGCGTCGGTCTTCGCCGTGACGACGTCGACGCGGTCCGCCCAGCCGCGGGCCGCGTCGGCCAGCGGGTCCGGCGCGCCCAGCAGCAGCGGGCGGCCGGTCGCGGTCAGCTCGGCGAGGCGGACCGGGCCGGTCGGTGCGTCCAGCAGCAGGTCCGGTGCCCAGCGACCCACGAGCGGGTGGCCGTCGCCCAGGTCGTAGCGGACGTCCGCGCCGGACATGGTGTTCGCCAGGTGCTGGACGGTGCCGGGATCGCGCAGCAGCTCGGCGAACAGTTCGCGCAGCGCGGTGATCTCCGGCCCGGGGGACAGCAGCGCGGACTGGGCCTGGGTGTGCATCGCCACCCGCTCCGCGAGCGGCCGGCGCTCCGGCTCGTAGGTGTCCAGCAGGCCGGGCGGGGCCCAGCCGCGCAGTTCCGCGGCGAGCTTCCAGCCCAGGTTCACCGCGTCCTGCAGCCCGAGGTTCAGCCCCGGGCCGCCGAGCGCGGAGTGGACGTGCGCGGAGTCGCCGACCAGCAGCACCCGGCGGTCGCGGTAGCGCTCGGCCACCCGGGTGTTGCCGCCGACCACGCGGCGCAGGTGCCCGTCGGGCAGTGCCTGGAACGGGACGTCGACCCCGAGCACCCGGCGCACGCTCGCGCGGAGTTCCTCCAGCGTCATCGGTGCCTGGTCGTCGGCGTCCGGGTCCCACTCCATCGTGGACACCATCCACGGCCGGTCGGGCCACGGGGCGAAGGTGACCACCCCGCGCTCGGTGCGGTGGTGGAGGAACGGCGGCACGACGCCGTAGCCGGGCAGGTCGAGCCCTCCGCTCCGCTCGTCGAGCAGCTCCTGCGGCACGGTCACGTGCGCCACCCGGGAGACCACGTTCTCCCGCGTCACACCGGGGAACCCGATGCTGAGCAGCTTGCGCGTGGTGCTCCGCCCGCCGTCCGCACCGACCAGGAACCGGGTGGTCAGCCGGTACTCGCCGTCGGGACCGGCGACCTCGGCGGTGACGGAGTCGTCGTCCTGCGACAGCCCGGTGAGTTCGTGGCCGCGGCGGACCTCGGCGCCCAGTTCGACCGCGCGCTCCTCGAGCACCTGCTCGACGCGGTGCTGCGGCACCCCCAACGCGTAGAGCGGGTTGTCGTCGAGCTCGGCGAGGGGCAGCGGGAAACCGCCGAACACGAAGGCTGGCACGGGTTCCGGCGGACCGGGGGACCCGCTGAGTCGCTGGTACAGGCCGCGGCGGTCGAGCAGCCGCACCACCTGACCGATCAGGCCGTTGGCGCGGTGGCGGGGCACGAGCTCGGGCTCCCGCTCGAGCACCAGCGCGCGGATCCCGGCCAGTCCGAGTTCGGCGGCGAGCATCAGCCCGTTGGGGCCACCGCCCGCGATGACGACGTCGACCGGCATGGAGTTCCTCCTCGGGAGTTCGGCTCAGGGCACGGGCAGTCCGGCGCTGAGCTGGCGCAGGGCGTCGCGCAGCAGCGGAGCCATCGCGGTGGGTTCGGGGCCGTGCAACCAGTGCCCGATGGCAGCGGTCATCGCGGCACCGACCGCGGCGGAGACCAGCCGTGGGTACAGGTCGCGGTCGACGTCGGTGCCGGTGCGCTCGGCGACGGCCGCAGCCAGCTCGGCGTCGGCCATCGCGTTGACCCGGGCCATCTCGCCCTGCAGCGCGGGTTCCGAGACCATCAGCCGGACACCGTCGAGCCACTGCTGCTCGGGTTCGCGCTCACCGCGGCCCTCGGACAGCGCGAAGCGGGCCAGCACGGCGTTGGTGATGGCCTCCCACAGCGGCTCGTCCTCCGGTCGCGCGCGCAGCTCGACCGCGATCTGCCGGGCCCGTTCGAGGTGGCGCGCGGCGATCGCCTCGCCCTTGCTGGCGAAGTAGTTGTTGAAGGTGCGTGGTGACACGCCGACCTCGGCGGCGATGTCCTCCACCCGCACCGCGTCGAAACCCCGCTCGACCGCCAGGCGGACGGCCGCCCAGCTCAGCGCGTCGCGGGTCGCCTGCTTCTTGCGCTCGCGCAGGCCCATCGGCTCGGTGCTCATGGCGATCACCGTAGCTGAAACTTGCGTGCCACGCAAAATTTCTCAGTCAGAAAGTTCGGTCGCGCCAGGTGGTGAGGTGGGCGTGGATGCCGCGGAGGGCGTCGTGGGACTCGCGGTAGGCCGCGAACAGCGGCTCCAGGCGGTCGGCGTCGGCGGCGGGGGTGAACACCCGGTCCACGCCGACCGCTGCTGCCGCCGCGGTCGCGATGTCCGGGTAGGCGCCGACGCCCACCGCCCCCAGCAGGGCCGCGCCGAGCACCGCGCTGTCGGCCACCCGCAGCCGTTCCACCGGGCGCCGCAGCACGTCGGCGTGGACCTGCGTCCACAGGTCGCTGCGCGACCCGCCGCCGGAGAAGGCCAGGGACGGCAACGAGAACCCGCACGCGCGCTCCACCGGTCCCAGCACGTGCCGCGCGGACATCGCCACGCCCACCAGGACCGCGCGGCACAGGTCCGCCTGCGTCGTCGCCGAGCTGAGCCCGAAGAAGCTCCCGCGCACCTCGGAGTCCCACAGCGGCGCCCGCTCGCCCATGAGGTGCGGGGTGAAGACCACGCCCGGCTCACCCGCTCCCGCCGCGGCCAGCACCTCCTCGACGCTGAGCCCGGAGACCCGGCACCACCAGCGCAGGGCGTCCCCCGCGGCCTGGGTCGGCCCGGCGTGCACGTGGAGCCCGTCCTTCGGCGGGAAGGACACGACCTCCGGTGTCGGCACCGACTCGGCGGAGGCGCCCGCGACGACCAGCGAGGTCCCGCACGACACCATGCCGCGCCCCGGCTCGGTGGTGCGGGTGCCGAACACCGCGCCGTAGGCGTCCATCGTGCCCACCACGACCTCGGCGCCGGCGAGCGCGGGCTCGGTCGCCGGCCCCAGCACGGCCTCGGGAGCGGCGATCTCCGGCAGCCTCCCGGCGAGGCCGTCGACCAGCTCGACCGCCTCGTGCAGGTAGCCGTCCGGGCCGGCCACCCGGACCGCGGACAGCGGGTCGGTGGCGATCCGCCCGGTGAGCCGGGCGAGCACGAAGTCCTTGGGGCTGAGCACCCACCGGGTCCGCGCCCACAGCTCGGGTTCGGTGCGGGCGAACCACTCCGCGCGGGAGCCGACGAAGGAGGCGTCGAGCACGACCGGCCCGCCCCAGATGCGCTCCTGGTCGGCCGCGGTCAGCCGGGCGTCGAGCTCCCGCGCGACCTCGGCGCAGCGCTGGTCCTGCCAGATGATCGCCGGGGCCAGCGGGCGCAGCCGGTCGTCGACGAACACGTGGGTGTTGACCTGGCTGACCACGCCGACGGACCGCACCGCGCGCGCGTCCCGTCCGGCGAGCACGGCCCCGATGCCCTCGGTGCAGCCGCGCCACCAGTCCGCCGGGTCCTGCTCGGCCCAGCCCGGTCGTGGGCGGTGGATCGGGTACGGCGTGGTGTGCGCCGCGACGGGGTTGCCGTCCAGGTCGAAGGCGGCCACCTTCACGGCGGTGGTGCCCACGTCGATGCCCAGCATCAGGTCCGCTGCCATGCGGACAACAGTGACACGACCGCGTCGGCGGCCCGCGCGCGGTCAGACGCGTCCGGCGAGGTGCTCGGAGACCTCGTGCGTGGCGGCCTTGGTCGCCTCGGCGATCTCGGTGATCTTGTCGGCCAGCCGGTTGCTCGGGCCGGCCACCGCGATCGCCGCGACCACCTTGCCCTTGTCGAAGATCGGCGCACCCACGCCGCTGCGGTCGGGGAGGGTCTCCCCGCGGTTGATCGCCACGCCCGCCTCGGCGACCTCCGCGAGCTGGCGGCGGATCTTCTCGCGCTGCCCGGGATCGCTCAGGTGGGTGGCCAGGTAGCCCTCGCGGAACCGCTCGGAGCCGAAGGCCAGCACGCACTTGCCCGAACTGGTCGGGTGCAGCGGGCGGCGGGTGCGCAGCGGGGCGATGTAGCGGATCGGGTCGGTGGACTCGATGGTGTCCGTGTAGACCACCGAGTCCCCGACCGGGGTGGCCAGCATGACCGTCTCGTTGAACTGGCGGTGCAGCCGCTCCATCGCCGGGCGGGCGGCTTCGGCGACGGTGGGGGGAGCGGCGGCCAGCAGCGAGTTGATCGCCGGGCCGATCCGGTAGGTCCCGCCCTCCTCGCGCAGGTAGCCGGTGGCGACGAGCCCCTTGACCAGGCCGTGCACCGAGGAGCGCGGCGCGTCCAGCGCGGTGGCGAGCTCGGTCAGGCGCACGCCGGACCGGTTCGCCGCCGCCAGTTCGAGGATCGTGGTGACCCGCGACACCGTGCGGTGCGCTTTGGCTGCTCCAGCTCCAGCAGGTGGCACTGCGATCCCCATGTCGTCGACGACCACGCTCTCCTCGAGGAGGAACCTACCGCCGCCGTGGTGCGGGAACCCGATCAGGTCCGCTCGGCGACCGGCTCCGCGGCGCGCGTCCCGAGCCGCTTGGTCTGGTCGAACAGCGCACCCACGCCGATGAAGGCGGCACCCGCGACGAACATCAGCGACACCAGCCAGGTCCCGTGCCCGGGGGTGGCGGAGACCAGGGCGAGCGCGGCCAGCGGCGCCAGCCCGCCGGAGAAGGCGCCACCGACCTCGCGGCCGGTGCCCAGCCCGGAGGCGCGGGTGCGGGTCGGGAACTGCTGGGAGAGGAACGCGCCCTGGGCGCTGAGCATGGCGGGCACCACGACGCCGGTGGCCAGCACCAGCGCGGTCCAGATCAGCACGCTCTGCCCGGAGTCGAGCAGCCAGAAGAACGGGAAGGCCAGCGCGGCGGTGCCCACCGCGCCCGCCAACACCACGGTCTTCGCGCCGACGCGGTCGCAGAGCCGGCCCACGACCGGCACCGTGACGATGGCGCAGGCGCTGGCCAGCGTCATGCCGAACGAACCGACGTGGGCCGGCACGCCGCGGAACTCGGTGAGGTAGGACAGCGAGAACGTCTTGAACACGTAGCTGACGCCGTTGTAGCCGACGGTGATCGCCAGCACCACGGCCAGGCCGCGCCAGTCCGAGCGGAGCAGGGCGCGCAGCGGCTGGTGCCCGGTGCGGGCGCCGCGCGCCTCGCGCTCGAACTCCGGGGTCTCCGGCATCTGCCTGCGGACCCAGAAACCCAGGGCCACCAAGGCGAAGCTCGCGAGGAACGGGACGCGCCAGCCCCAGCTGTGCAGGAACTGCTCGTCGAAGCTGGTGAGCACGGTGACCGTCAGCGAGGAGGTGAACAGTCCGATGTTGACGCCCAGCGCGGGCAGCGAGCCGAGGCGTCCGCGCCTCCGCGGGTCGGCGTGCTCGTAGGCGACCGCGATCGCGCTGCCCAGTTCGGCCCCGGCGCCCAGCCCTTGGGACAGGCGCAGGACCACCAGCAGCACCGGTGCGAGCAGGCCCACCGACCCGTAGGTGGGCAGCAGTCCGATCGCGCCGGAGGACAGGCCCATCACCAGGAACGTCACCGACAGCACGACCTTGCGGCCGAACTTGTCGCCGAGCACCCCGAAGAGGATGCCGCCGAAGGGGCGGGCGAGGAAGCCGACGGCGAAGGTCGCCATCGACGCCAGGGTGGCGAGGACCGGGTCGCCGCCGGGGAAGAACAGGTCGCCGAAGACCAGCGCGGCCATCGACGCGTAGAGGTAGAAGTCGAACCACTCCAGGGCCGAGCCGATCACCACCGCGGGACCGACGGCCTTGCGGGGAGCTGGACCTCGGGGTGCCGGGGCAGCACTGTCAAGCGTCATCGCTGGCGTCCTCTTCGCTGGTGATCGTCGCGCGACTGCGCGGGAACCCGCTCGGCAGCGGGGAGAAGTGTTCGTATATACGAACTCGCTGTCGTCAGTGCGAATCTAGGAAGTGAACGGCGTCACTGTCAAGGCGTTGACAACGCGGTCGCGCCGGATCAGGGTGTTCCCATATCCGATCGAAGAGTTCGTATATGTGAACACGCCGGGCGGGAGGCCACGCGATGCACTTCGAGCTGACCGAGGACCAGGCGGACCTGCGGGCGGGCGCGCAGGAACTGGCCCGCAGCTTCACCGACGAGTACTGGGCCGAGTGCGACGCGGAGCACCGCTTCCCGTGGGAGTTCTACAACGCCTTCGCCGAGGGCGGCTGGCTCGGCATCGCCATCCCCGAGCAGTACGGCGGCGGTGGGCTCGGGATCCTGGAAGCGGCGCTGCTGCTGGAAGAGGTCGCGGCCTCCGGTGCCGGGATGAACGGCTGCAGCACCATGCACCTGACCATCTTCGGCCTGAACACCATCGTCAAGCACGGCAGCGAACAGCTGCGCCAGGAGGTCCTGCCCGCCGCGGCGGACGGCTCGCTGCACGTGTGCTTCGGCGTCACCGAACCCGACGCGGGCACCGACACCACGCGGATCTCCACCTTCGCCGAGCGGGTCGACGGCGGGTACCGCATCAACGGCCGGAAGGTGTGGATCACCAAGGCCGGAGACTCGCAGAAGATGGTGCTCATCGCGCGCACCACCCGGCGCGAGGAGGTCGACCGGCCCACCGACGGGATGTCGCTGTTCCTCATCGACATCGACCGCGAGCACGTGCACCTCAGCCCGATCCCCAAGCTGGGCCGCAACGCGGTCCCCTCGTACGAGGTGGTCATCGACGACCTGTTCGTGCCGGACAGCGCCCGGGTCGGCGAGGAGGGGAAGGGTTTCCGGTACCTGCTCGACGGGCTCAACCCGGAGCGGATCCTGCTGGCCCACGAGGCGCTCGGCATCGGCCGCGCCGCGCTGGACCGCGCGGTGCGCTACGCCCGGGAACGCGTCGTCTTCGACCGGCCGATCGGGCAGAACCAGGGCATCGCCTTCCCGCTGGCCGAGGCGGTGACGCGGCTGGACGCCGCGGAGCTGATGGCCCGCAACGCGGCCTGGCGCTACGACCAGGGCCTGCCGTGCGGGCGGGAGGCGAACATGGCCAAGTGGTTGTGCGCGGACGCCGGTTTCGCCGCGGCCGACCAGGCGATCCAGACGCACGGCGGGATGGGCTACGCCCGCGAGTACCACGTGGAGCGCTACTTCCGCGAGTCCCGCATCCTCCGCCTGGCCCCGGTCAGCCAGGAGATGGTGCTGAACTACGTGGCCACCCACGTCCTCGGCCTCCCCAAGTCGTACTGACCCGTCCACTGCGTCCCGACGCCCCGCACGTCCCGACGCGAACGTCGGTGGAGGTCGGGGACGTGGTTCCCCCTGGAACCGCGAGACACCGTGGTGCGGGGCTCGGAACGGCGCGGGTCGCGGTAGATCCATCGAGTGAACAGGACGGTCCATGAACGCACCTGAACCCACCGGCAGCCTGCGGGGAATCCGGGTCCTCGACCTGTCCCGGATCCTGGCCGGTCCGCTGTGCTCGCAGATGCTCGCCGACCACGGCGCCGAGGTCATCAAGGTGGAACCGCCCGCGGGCGACGACACCCGCAGCTGGGGACCGCCGTTCGTCACCGGCACCATGAGCGCCTACCACGCCGGGATCAACCGCAACAAGGCGAACACCTGCCTCGACCTGTCCACACCGGACGGACAGCGCGTGCTCGGCGACCTGCTGTCCGGGGCGGACGTCGTGGTGGAGAACTTCAAGGCGGGCACGCTGGCCGGGTGGGGCTTCTCCGACGAGGACATCGCGGAGCGCTACCCGCGGCTGGTGCACTGCCGCATCACCGGTTTCGGCACCGACGGGCCGATGGGCTCCACGCCGGGCTACGACGCGATCCTGCAGGCCTACGGCGGGCTGATGAGCGTCAACGGCGAGAACGACGGGCCCCCGCTGCGCGTCGGGGTGCCGATCGTGGACGTGGTGACCGGCATCTACGCCTTCTCCGGCATCCTGCTGGCCCTGCACGAACGGCACGCCACCGGCCGCGGCCAGCTCGTCGACTGCACGCTGCTGGACACCGCGGTGTCGCTGCTGCACCCGCACTCGGCCACCTGGCTGGCGTCCGGCCGCGTCCCGCAGCGCACCGGGTCGGCGCACCCGTCCATCGCCCCCTACGACACCTTCGAGGCCGCCGACGGGCTGGTCTTCATCAGCGGCGGCAACGACCGCCAGTTCCGCGACCTGGCCGACGTCCTCGGCCTCCCCGAGATCGCCGAGGACCCCCGGTTCGCCACCAACGCCGACCGGGTGCACCACGTCGACGCGCTGCGCGAGCTCCTCGCCGCCCCGATCCGCACCCGGACCCGCCAGGACCTCGCCCAGGCGCTGCTGGCGCGCGGCGTGCCCGCGACCCCGGTGCACGACGTGGGCGAGGCGCTCACCGACCCGCAGGTGCGGCACCGGCAGATGGTGGTGGAGCAGGACGGCTACCGGGGCACCGGCATCCCGATCAAGCTCAGCCGGACCCCCGGCACCGTCCGCACCGCCCCGCGGGAGAAGGGCGCCGACACCCGCCGCGTCCTCGCGTCCCTCGGCTACACCGACGAGCAGATCACCGCGCTCCTCGACGCCCGCGTCGCCACCTGACCCGCTGTGACACCGCCCGCTTTACCTCGCCGCAAACGAGGTTCGAGCGGTTGCAACACGGGCTCGCGAGCATGGCGGCATGACTCCCGCACCGCACCGCCACCCGCACTGGACCCGTGCGCTCGTCGAGCTGGCCGCCCTGTTCCTGGCGGCGGGCGCGGTGGAGCTCGCCGTGACCGGCGCGCACGCCCTCACCGCCGCGCCGGCCGTGCTGCTGTCGATCGGCGCCGTCCTGCTGGGCGCCGCGGCGGTCTGCTGGTCCACCCGGCGCCCGCCCCGCGCCGCAGCGCCCGTGGTGGACCCGCTGCCGGAGGAACCCGTGCGGCGCCAGGTCCTCTGGCGGCTGCGCGCCTCGATCTCCGACACCCCGGGCCGCCTGGCCCGGCTGGCCGGTGCCCTGGCCGCGCTGGGCGCGGACATCCGCACCATGCAAGTGCACCCGGTCGAGGGCGGCGCGGTGGACGACGTGCTGCTGCACGCGCCCGACCGGGTCAGCCGCTGGGAGCTGATCGAGGCGGTCGAAGCCGCCGGGGGCCGGGACGTCGTGGTGGCGCGAGCGGACGTCCGCGAGCTGGAGGACGTGCCGACCCGCACCGCGAACCTGGCCGCCGACCTGGTCAGCGGACGCACCGACGTGGTCCGTGCGCTGCGCGCGCTGCTGGGCCGGGTGGAGGTGCACTGGCAGGAGTCGTCGCAGGTCGGGACCTTCACCGGGGCGTCGGTGCACCTGGCCGCGCCGGGCGGTGGCGCGCTGGTGCTGGACCGGCCGGACGGGGCGTTCACCCCCGCCGAGTTCGCGCGCGCCAGCGCGCTGGTCGAGCTGGCCGAGGCCTGCCGGACGCGTCTGCGACCGGACTGGCGCACCGCGCGCACCGCGCACGGGGTGGAGCTGACCATCCGGCCGGCGGACCGGTCGGACGTCGAGCTGGTGGCCGAGTTCCACGAGCGCTGCTCCAGCGCCGCCCGCTACCGGCGCTACTTCAGCCCGGGGTCGGCGCCGGGGGAGCGCGGCCTGCAGCGGCTGCTCACGCCCGCGTTGGGGCACTCGCTGCTCGCGGTGTC
This region of Saccharopolyspora hordei genomic DNA includes:
- a CDS encoding GNAT family N-acetyltransferase encodes the protein MTPAPHRHPHWTRALVELAALFLAAGAVELAVTGAHALTAAPAVLLSIGAVLLGAAAVCWSTRRPPRAAAPVVDPLPEEPVRRQVLWRLRASISDTPGRLARLAGALAALGADIRTMQVHPVEGGAVDDVLLHAPDRVSRWELIEAVEAAGGRDVVVARADVRELEDVPTRTANLAADLVSGRTDVVRALRALLGRVEVHWQESSQVGTFTGASVHLAAPGGGALVLDRPDGAFTPAEFARASALVELAEACRTRLRPDWRTARTAHGVELTIRPADRSDVELVAEFHERCSSAARYRRYFSPGSAPGERGLQRLLTPALGHSLLAVSPDGDVVGMGNLMYDGDEGELALLVRDDWQRCGVGTALLGELVAQARQLGLRTITAHTHVDNTAIARTLRGAGLKLVGAPEPGEWRWTRQLQPS
- a CDS encoding IclR family transcriptional regulator, with translation MVVDDMGIAVPPAGAGAAKAHRTVSRVTTILELAAANRSGVRLTELATALDAPRSSVHGLVKGLVATGYLREEGGTYRIGPAINSLLAAAPPTVAEAARPAMERLHRQFNETVMLATPVGDSVVYTDTIESTDPIRYIAPLRTRRPLHPTSSGKCVLAFGSERFREGYLATHLSDPGQREKIRRQLAEVAEAGVAINRGETLPDRSGVGAPIFDKGKVVAAIAVAGPSNRLADKITEIAEATKAATHEVSEHLAGRV
- a CDS encoding CaiB/BaiF CoA transferase family protein; protein product: MNAPEPTGSLRGIRVLDLSRILAGPLCSQMLADHGAEVIKVEPPAGDDTRSWGPPFVTGTMSAYHAGINRNKANTCLDLSTPDGQRVLGDLLSGADVVVENFKAGTLAGWGFSDEDIAERYPRLVHCRITGFGTDGPMGSTPGYDAILQAYGGLMSVNGENDGPPLRVGVPIVDVVTGIYAFSGILLALHERHATGRGQLVDCTLLDTAVSLLHPHSATWLASGRVPQRTGSAHPSIAPYDTFEAADGLVFISGGNDRQFRDLADVLGLPEIAEDPRFATNADRVHHVDALRELLAAPIRTRTRQDLAQALLARGVPATPVHDVGEALTDPQVRHRQMVVEQDGYRGTGIPIKLSRTPGTVRTAPREKGADTRRVLASLGYTDEQITALLDARVAT
- a CDS encoding xylulokinase, whose amino-acid sequence is MAADLMLGIDVGTTAVKVAAFDLDGNPVAAHTTPYPIHRPRPGWAEQDPADWWRGCTEGIGAVLAGRDARAVRSVGVVSQVNTHVFVDDRLRPLAPAIIWQDQRCAEVARELDARLTAADQERIWGGPVVLDASFVGSRAEWFARTEPELWARTRWVLSPKDFVLARLTGRIATDPLSAVRVAGPDGYLHEAVELVDGLAGRLPEIAAPEAVLGPATEPALAGAEVVVGTMDAYGAVFGTRTTEPGRGMVSCGTSLVVAGASAESVPTPEVVSFPPKDGLHVHAGPTQAAGDALRWWCRVSGLSVEEVLAAAGAGEPGVVFTPHLMGERAPLWDSEVRGSFFGLSSATTQADLCRAVLVGVAMSARHVLGPVERACGFSLPSLAFSGGGSRSDLWTQVHADVLRRPVERLRVADSAVLGAALLGAVGVGAYPDIATAAAAAVGVDRVFTPAADADRLEPLFAAYRESHDALRGIHAHLTTWRDRTF
- a CDS encoding TetR family transcriptional regulator, whose protein sequence is MSTEPMGLRERKKQATRDALSWAAVRLAVERGFDAVRVEDIAAEVGVSPRTFNNYFASKGEAIAARHLERARQIAVELRARPEDEPLWEAITNAVLARFALSEGRGEREPEQQWLDGVRLMVSEPALQGEMARVNAMADAELAAAVAERTGTDVDRDLYPRLVSAAVGAAMTAAIGHWLHGPEPTAMAPLLRDALRQLSAGLPVP
- a CDS encoding acyl-CoA dehydrogenase family protein; its protein translation is MHFELTEDQADLRAGAQELARSFTDEYWAECDAEHRFPWEFYNAFAEGGWLGIAIPEQYGGGGLGILEAALLLEEVAASGAGMNGCSTMHLTIFGLNTIVKHGSEQLRQEVLPAAADGSLHVCFGVTEPDAGTDTTRISTFAERVDGGYRINGRKVWITKAGDSQKMVLIARTTRREEVDRPTDGMSLFLIDIDREHVHLSPIPKLGRNAVPSYEVVIDDLFVPDSARVGEEGKGFRYLLDGLNPERILLAHEALGIGRAALDRAVRYARERVVFDRPIGQNQGIAFPLAEAVTRLDAAELMARNAAWRYDQGLPCGREANMAKWLCADAGFAAADQAIQTHGGMGYAREYHVERYFRESRILRLAPVSQEMVLNYVATHVLGLPKSY
- a CDS encoding FAD-dependent monooxygenase, whose product is MPVDVVIAGGGPNGLMLAAELGLAGIRALVLEREPELVPRHRANGLIGQVVRLLDRRGLYQRLSGSPGPPEPVPAFVFGGFPLPLAELDDNPLYALGVPQHRVEQVLEERAVELGAEVRRGHELTGLSQDDDSVTAEVAGPDGEYRLTTRFLVGADGGRSTTRKLLSIGFPGVTRENVVSRVAHVTVPQELLDERSGGLDLPGYGVVPPFLHHRTERGVVTFAPWPDRPWMVSTMEWDPDADDQAPMTLEELRASVRRVLGVDVPFQALPDGHLRRVVGGNTRVAERYRDRRVLLVGDSAHVHSALGGPGLNLGLQDAVNLGWKLAAELRGWAPPGLLDTYEPERRPLAERVAMHTQAQSALLSPGPEITALRELFAELLRDPGTVQHLANTMSGADVRYDLGDGHPLVGRWAPDLLLDAPTGPVRLAELTATGRPLLLGAPDPLADAARGWADRVDVVTAKTDAPAMLLRPDGYVAWASDSPAPDPASLTEALTRWFGPTR
- a CDS encoding MFS transporter codes for the protein MTLDSAAPAPRGPAPRKAVGPAVVIGSALEWFDFYLYASMAALVFGDLFFPGGDPVLATLASMATFAVGFLARPFGGILFGVLGDKFGRKVVLSVTFLVMGLSSGAIGLLPTYGSVGLLAPVLLVVLRLSQGLGAGAELGSAIAVAYEHADPRRRGRLGSLPALGVNIGLFTSSLTVTVLTSFDEQFLHSWGWRVPFLASFALVALGFWVRRQMPETPEFEREARGARTGHQPLRALLRSDWRGLAVVLAITVGYNGVSYVFKTFSLSYLTEFRGVPAHVGSFGMTLASACAIVTVPVVGRLCDRVGAKTVVLAGAVGTAALAFPFFWLLDSGQSVLIWTALVLATGVVVPAMLSAQGAFLSQQFPTRTRASGLGTGREVGGAFSGGLAPLAALALVSATPGHGTWLVSLMFVAGAAFIGVGALFDQTKRLGTRAAEPVAERT